In a single window of the Spirochaetota bacterium genome:
- a CDS encoding FlgO family outer membrane protein: protein MNRSIVLISAAIIMMSTILYCSKSAVISSNSDRFNEDEAIERLATDIYSKYEILKNKRIGVFDFSALDNKDTTEGIRLSKKLLEQLTKKDGLQFVERSEIDKILQAQGIEQAGIVDPNAVKDSGKVLSIEVMINGTITRINNQTELSIKVVDISSGEIYLATGTRFIPATYYSHREGLRNPAQNKKTPGKVQIINRTFFALERLSRDRPVIFLLSVVEEHDMNIIKKRKPRLARVIMRRKEIIHNRDPQLRKKITQLREGLRLIKDHAPDRYEIIMKKKVELITKEGPSPFRSYQLAPTQLDSLNL from the coding sequence ATGAATAGATCAATAGTCCTCATATCAGCAGCTATAATAATGATGAGCACAATCCTATATTGCTCAAAATCAGCAGTAATCTCATCAAACTCAGATAGATTTAACGAAGATGAAGCAATAGAAAGGCTGGCAACAGATATTTATAGTAAATATGAAATATTAAAGAATAAGAGAATTGGAGTATTCGACTTCTCTGCACTCGACAATAAGGATACTACTGAAGGTATACGATTATCAAAAAAACTATTGGAACAACTAACTAAAAAGGATGGACTGCAGTTCGTCGAAAGGTCAGAAATAGATAAAATCCTTCAAGCCCAAGGTATAGAACAAGCTGGTATTGTTGATCCTAATGCTGTTAAGGATAGCGGAAAGGTTTTATCAATTGAGGTTATGATCAATGGTACTATTACAAGGATTAATAATCAAACGGAACTTTCAATAAAGGTAGTGGATATCTCTTCAGGTGAAATATATCTTGCAACTGGCACACGCTTTATTCCAGCTACATACTATTCACACCGAGAAGGCCTTCGAAACCCTGCCCAAAATAAAAAAACCCCGGGAAAGGTACAGATTATCAATAGAACCTTTTTTGCACTGGAAAGATTAAGCAGAGATAGACCTGTAATCTTTTTGCTCTCAGTTGTTGAGGAACATGATATGAATATAATTAAAAAACGTAAACCCAGATTAGCACGAGTGATAATGAGAAGAAAGGAAATCATTCATAATAGGGATCCTCAACTTAGGAAAAAGATCACTCAGCTTAGAGAGGGATTGAGATTAATAAAAGATCATGCACCTGATCGGTATGAGATTATTATGAAAAAAAAGGTTGAACTGATAACAAAAGAAGGGCCATCACCATTTCGCTCCTATCAATTAGCGCCTACTCAGTTGGACTCCTTAAATCTATAA
- the rsxC gene encoding electron transport complex subunit RsxC yields MALKTFRGGIHPSENKHFTEDKKFTNLSIPQLCYIPLQQHIGKPAVPVVEVGDTVQEGQLVGKAEGFVSANVHASVPGKVIEISEHPTVYSSKGLCIVIEVDGSFSTSWKKSNDNDWLTLGKEEILNRVRDAGIVGMGGAAFPTTVKLSPPENKSIDTLIINGSECEPYLTVDDLLMQTFPEEIIVGIRITLRILGIENAAIGIENNKPKAIASLQGALKKISFNEKIEIMPLKCKYPQGAEKQLIYSILKREVPSGGLPMDVGVVVQNVGTIFAIYEAVVLNKPLFERYLTVTGKIVDKPGNYKVRIGTKISDIINECGDLKENAVKIILGGPMCGISIDNIDIPVTKGTSGILFLSRKEVHIEDYRPCIRCGKCVSVCPVKLLPCELGNAVERDRMDLMEQLNPFDCILCGSCTYACPSRRPILHFVKVAQEKLRAKKSA; encoded by the coding sequence ATGGCTTTAAAAACATTCAGAGGTGGAATTCATCCCTCAGAGAACAAGCATTTCACAGAAGACAAAAAATTTACGAATTTATCCATTCCTCAACTCTGTTATATCCCGCTACAGCAACATATCGGCAAACCCGCAGTCCCAGTAGTGGAAGTGGGTGATACTGTGCAGGAGGGCCAACTGGTAGGCAAGGCTGAAGGTTTTGTTAGCGCGAATGTCCATGCCTCTGTTCCAGGAAAGGTTATTGAGATTTCAGAGCATCCTACTGTGTATTCATCAAAGGGTTTGTGTATTGTTATTGAGGTAGATGGCTCCTTCTCTACATCTTGGAAAAAGTCGAATGATAACGATTGGTTAACACTGGGGAAAGAGGAAATTTTAAATAGAGTCAGAGACGCTGGCATCGTCGGCATGGGAGGGGCGGCATTCCCAACTACCGTTAAGCTATCTCCACCGGAAAACAAAAGCATTGATACACTAATTATAAATGGCTCTGAATGCGAACCATACCTAACAGTGGATGATCTTTTAATGCAGACATTTCCTGAGGAGATTATTGTAGGGATTAGAATCACTCTTAGGATTCTCGGAATTGAAAATGCTGCGATTGGCATTGAAAACAATAAACCTAAGGCTATCGCTTCTCTTCAAGGGGCCTTGAAAAAGATATCTTTTAATGAAAAGATTGAAATAATGCCCTTAAAGTGCAAATACCCCCAAGGCGCTGAAAAGCAGCTTATTTATAGTATCCTCAAGAGGGAAGTCCCTTCAGGTGGATTACCGATGGATGTTGGTGTGGTAGTCCAAAATGTCGGGACAATATTTGCCATTTATGAAGCAGTAGTGCTTAATAAACCTCTTTTCGAAAGATATCTTACAGTAACTGGAAAAATTGTAGACAAACCCGGCAATTATAAGGTCAGGATCGGAACAAAAATATCAGATATAATCAACGAATGTGGTGACTTGAAAGAGAATGCTGTAAAAATAATTTTAGGTGGCCCCATGTGTGGAATTTCCATTGACAATATAGATATTCCTGTCACAAAGGGGACTTCGGGTATTTTATTTCTTTCAAGGAAGGAAGTCCATATTGAAGATTACAGGCCATGTATTAGGTGTGGGAAATGTGTATCAGTATGTCCTGTCAAACTTCTTCCCTGTGAACTAGGTAATGCAGTTGAGAGGGACAGGATGGACCTTATGGAGCAATTGAATCCTTTCGATTGCATATTATGTGGCAGTTGTACTTATGCCTGCCCATCAAGAAGACCAATCCTCCATTTTGTTAAGGTTGCTCAGGAGAAATTGCGCGCCAAAAAATCCGCCTAA
- a CDS encoding RnfABCDGE type electron transport complex subunit D, translating into MTEEKEPKTEFILSNAPHTKDEMSLRKVMWFVVIALMPSVLFSVHLYGISAAKLMIASIIAAVLAEVLFQFLMKRTITVTDGSAVITGMLLAMNIPPEAPVWMVVIGSFFAIIIVKQLFGGLGFNIFNPALAARAFMLASWPVHMTTRWYEFSPSNVLASDIKNISGIEETAFDVVTQATPLGALKEVPKLLSDMNLPLEPLYDLLLSKEMLMSLFIGDIGGCIGETSVLFLLIGGAFLLYKRIITWHIPLIYIGTFATIILLYYTLTDFPYPFKVTLFHLLSGGLMLGAFFMATDMVTTPVTAKGMIIFGIGCGVIASVIRLWGGYPEGVSYSILLMNAVVPLIDKYTKPRVFGVNDKE; encoded by the coding sequence ATGACCGAAGAGAAAGAGCCCAAAACAGAGTTTATCCTTTCAAATGCGCCTCATACAAAAGATGAGATGTCACTCAGAAAGGTGATGTGGTTTGTTGTAATAGCGCTTATGCCTTCTGTTCTATTCTCTGTGCATCTATATGGAATATCTGCAGCTAAATTGATGATAGCATCTATAATAGCGGCAGTTTTGGCTGAGGTACTATTTCAGTTTTTAATGAAGCGTACCATCACTGTAACTGATGGATCAGCAGTGATAACAGGTATGCTGTTAGCTATGAATATTCCACCGGAAGCGCCAGTGTGGATGGTAGTAATCGGATCATTCTTTGCAATTATTATTGTCAAGCAACTCTTTGGAGGATTGGGCTTTAATATATTTAACCCGGCCCTTGCAGCAAGAGCATTTATGCTTGCATCATGGCCGGTTCATATGACTACCAGATGGTATGAATTTTCACCCTCAAATGTCTTGGCAAGTGACATAAAAAATATTTCAGGGATCGAGGAAACAGCCTTCGATGTGGTAACGCAAGCTACCCCCCTTGGCGCATTAAAGGAAGTGCCCAAACTCCTATCGGATATGAACCTGCCCCTTGAGCCCCTTTATGATCTACTTCTATCTAAGGAAATGTTAATGTCTCTATTTATTGGAGACATCGGGGGTTGTATTGGTGAAACCTCCGTACTATTCCTTTTAATTGGGGGAGCCTTTCTTTTATACAAAAGGATAATAACCTGGCATATCCCTCTCATATATATAGGCACATTTGCCACAATTATTCTATTATATTATACCCTAACAGATTTCCCATACCCCTTTAAGGTTACCCTATTTCATCTTTTATCTGGGGGACTAATGCTTGGAGCCTTTTTTATGGCTACGGATATGGTTACAACACCAGTAACAGCAAAGGGCATGATAATCTTTGGGATCGGATGTGGCGTCATAGCCTCTGTTATTCGGCTATGGGGAGGATACCCTGAGGGTGTATCTTACTCCATCCTATTGATGAATGCAGTTGTGCCCTTGATTGATAAGTATACAAAACCTAGGGTATTTGGTGTTAATGATAAAGAGTGA
- a CDS encoding FMN-binding protein: MNPNIKNILKSTVVLAIVAFSASFVLSHVYRITHPNILKQAKEKQERALSVVLPGYSNITEKKIKIDEKDFQYWIGKKWEDGKTRKGYAFIAEKAGYSGLVKTMVGVNELGIILGISILQQTETPGLGARCIELPAMETFWGYLFGESSTDDVESILPWFQEQFNGLNANNRIEILKKGDWNPDLRNELLKKNAISAITGATITTRAVRDGIETGFQLLGMAEK, translated from the coding sequence ATGAACCCTAATATAAAAAACATTTTAAAATCAACTGTTGTTCTTGCAATAGTAGCTTTTAGCGCTTCTTTTGTATTATCTCATGTATATAGGATCACCCATCCTAACATACTGAAGCAGGCAAAGGAAAAACAAGAGAGGGCTTTGTCAGTGGTCTTGCCGGGATATTCGAATATTACAGAAAAGAAGATAAAAATTGATGAGAAGGATTTTCAGTATTGGATTGGCAAGAAGTGGGAGGATGGTAAGACAAGAAAGGGATATGCTTTTATTGCAGAGAAGGCAGGATATAGCGGACTAGTGAAGACAATGGTTGGAGTTAATGAACTCGGTATAATTCTTGGAATTTCAATTCTTCAACAGACAGAGACTCCCGGACTTGGCGCCAGGTGTATTGAGTTGCCAGCCATGGAGACATTCTGGGGATACCTCTTTGGCGAATCATCAACAGATGATGTTGAGAGTATTTTGCCTTGGTTTCAGGAACAGTTCAATGGACTTAATGCCAATAATAGGATCGAAATCCTAAAAAAGGGGGATTGGAATCCGGATTTGAGAAATGAGCTTCTTAAAAAGAATGCTATCTCAGCAATTACAGGAGCCACAATAACCACAAGGGCTGTTAGGGATGGAATTGAGACAGGATTTCAATTGCTTGGCATGGCAGAGAAGTAG
- the rsxE gene encoding electron transport complex subunit RsxE, giving the protein MDGMMNYVREVTKGLWKKNPILVLGLGLCPTLAVTTSVSNALWMTLAASFVLICSNILVSLIKNVAPSHIRIPIFIIIIATFVIVVELTLKAFQPEVYKSLGIFIPLIVVNCIILGRAEEFASRNNVFSSILDGLGMGIGFGFVLFILAFVRETLGANKLFGYTLIKGMEPALIMILAPGAFFTLGLMLWAMNSIKSRSKR; this is encoded by the coding sequence ATGGATGGGATGATGAATTATGTGAGAGAGGTAACAAAGGGATTATGGAAAAAAAATCCCATACTTGTGCTTGGTCTCGGTTTATGTCCAACACTTGCCGTTACAACATCTGTATCTAATGCCCTCTGGATGACATTAGCGGCATCGTTTGTTTTAATCTGCTCAAATATCCTTGTTTCCTTAATCAAGAATGTTGCGCCAAGTCATATTAGAATTCCAATTTTTATAATAATTATTGCCACCTTTGTAATAGTTGTAGAGCTCACCCTAAAGGCTTTTCAGCCAGAAGTTTATAAGTCTCTGGGAATATTTATCCCATTAATTGTTGTTAACTGTATAATCTTAGGAAGAGCTGAGGAATTTGCATCAAGAAATAATGTGTTTAGTTCTATATTAGATGGGCTTGGAATGGGGATTGGCTTTGGTTTTGTCTTATTCATTCTTGCCTTTGTAAGAGAAACGCTGGGAGCGAATAAGCTCTTTGGCTACACCCTGATAAAGGGAATGGAACCGGCTTTAATAATGATATTAGCCCCTGGAGCATTTTTTACATTAGGTCTTATGCTCTGGGCGATGAATTCAATTAAATCCAGGAGCAAGAGGTAA
- a CDS encoding RnfABCDGE type electron transport complex subunit A — protein sequence MEIKLLFVILLSTIFINNYVLSQMLGLCPFLGVSKKLDSALGMGFAVIFVMTMASFFTYLIYKYLLFPYDITYLRTISFIFVIASLVQLVEMTIEKLSPPLYQALGIFLPLITTNCAVLGVAVLNIDSGFVDANLGLLKTIFQGFGAGIGFTLALLLLAGIRERLELADIPENLKGLPITFVVAGLLAISFLGFSGMKI from the coding sequence GTGGAGATAAAGCTTCTCTTTGTCATATTATTGAGCACCATTTTTATTAATAACTATGTCTTATCTCAGATGTTGGGATTATGCCCCTTTTTAGGAGTATCTAAGAAGCTAGATTCCGCCTTGGGAATGGGTTTTGCTGTAATATTTGTTATGACAATGGCATCATTCTTCACTTATCTAATATATAAATATCTGCTATTCCCCTATGATATCACCTATTTGAGGACTATTTCATTTATCTTTGTAATAGCATCCCTAGTTCAGCTAGTTGAGATGACTATTGAAAAGCTATCCCCTCCCCTTTACCAGGCTCTCGGTATATTCCTTCCGCTAATAACCACAAACTGTGCTGTGCTTGGTGTTGCTGTCTTGAATATAGATTCTGGGTTTGTTGATGCTAATCTGGGTTTACTAAAAACAATTTTTCAAGGATTTGGGGCTGGTATCGGTTTTACCCTTGCACTTCTATTGTTAGCTGGCATTAGGGAGAGATTAGAACTCGCTGATATCCCAGAGAACCTGAAGGGATTGCCAATCACCTTTGTGGTGGCAGGACTGCTAGCTATCTCATTCCTCGGCTTTTCAGGCATGAAGATATAA
- a CDS encoding ABC transporter ATP-binding protein: MTLFKARNLCAGYGDKIVIDNIDLTIDKGDFISIIGPNGAGKSTLLKVLSYNIRPIRGTVRYKDILLQKYDRLSYAREISVVHQFIENLLPFSVYEFIRMGRFPHQRLWQIETKEDKEIIEKALEVTGISDFRHRTITELSGGERQLVFIAQALVQSSKVMLLDEPISHLDISHSIKIMDILYHLSINGTTIITVLHDINIASNYCKRIIALKNGNTFFDGAPQDVVTFKLIEELFNTPCIVIENPITKKPFTFPLPGYVKGNYSH, from the coding sequence ATGACCCTTTTTAAAGCCAGAAATCTCTGTGCAGGATATGGAGATAAGATTGTTATAGATAATATTGATTTAACTATTGATAAGGGAGATTTTATTTCTATCATAGGGCCGAATGGAGCTGGAAAGAGTACACTACTAAAGGTACTCTCATATAACATCAGACCCATAAGGGGCACGGTTCGGTATAAGGATATACTATTACAAAAATATGACAGATTATCATACGCTAGAGAGATTTCGGTAGTTCATCAATTTATTGAAAACCTCCTCCCATTCTCGGTTTATGAATTTATCAGGATGGGAAGATTCCCACATCAGAGGCTATGGCAGATCGAGACGAAAGAGGATAAGGAGATTATAGAAAAGGCTCTTGAAGTCACTGGCATATCCGATTTTAGGCATAGAACTATAACGGAACTCTCTGGTGGAGAGAGACAGCTTGTATTTATAGCTCAGGCCTTGGTTCAGAGCAGCAAGGTTATGCTTCTGGATGAACCGATATCCCACTTGGATATCAGCCATTCCATCAAGATTATGGACATCCTATATCATCTTAGCATAAATGGCACTACAATCATAACAGTTCTTCATGATATAAATATTGCGTCAAACTATTGTAAGCGGATAATTGCACTTAAGAATGGGAACACATTTTTCGATGGTGCGCCTCAGGATGTAGTAACTTTCAAGCTGATTGAGGAGTTATTCAACACGCCATGCATAGTTATTGAAAATCCCATTACAAAAAAACCCTTTACCTTCCCACTACCTGGGTATGTTAAAGGTAATTATTCTCATTGA
- a CDS encoding iron ABC transporter permease produces MKNSLKLTLLLLLGIFIIIISISLGSTFISPLKLISTLVSDNNNKLIEYQIILNIRLPRILMALIIGASLSVSGAIFQAILKNPLSDPLIIGVSGGAALGATIAIVLSMPYFYITLFALIGSIAIISFLYFISTKRLLGSTSLILSGIALSFILQAGILLIFTLAKSEDVHKAMFWLMGDMSLARFSELWKMGIFSCILILLSMTFYKQLNIISFGERFAKNLGINERDIRNIFLIASLLTAISVTLAGVIGFIGLIIPHVMRYIFGSNHLRLVPVSAIGGALFLMISDTIGRSIVPPYEIPVGIITGFIGGAFFLLLLFRKGLSRNDPF; encoded by the coding sequence ATGAAAAATAGCCTTAAGCTCACCCTGCTGCTACTCTTAGGAATATTTATTATAATAATTTCTATTTCCCTGGGGTCAACCTTCATCTCGCCATTAAAATTGATTAGTACATTGGTATCTGATAATAATAATAAATTGATCGAATATCAGATAATATTAAATATCAGACTCCCCCGAATTTTAATGGCCCTTATAATTGGAGCTTCACTCTCTGTGAGCGGGGCGATATTCCAGGCTATCCTAAAAAATCCGCTATCAGATCCACTAATAATAGGCGTTTCTGGCGGAGCGGCTTTAGGTGCCACAATCGCAATTGTCCTTTCAATGCCATATTTTTATATTACACTCTTTGCATTAATAGGAAGCATTGCGATTATATCTTTTCTATACTTCATATCTACTAAAAGATTATTGGGAAGCACATCGCTAATTCTATCTGGAATTGCTCTCAGTTTTATTCTGCAAGCAGGAATACTTCTAATATTTACCTTAGCCAAATCAGAAGATGTCCATAAGGCGATGTTCTGGTTAATGGGTGATATGTCATTAGCGAGATTCAGTGAACTCTGGAAGATGGGGATTTTCTCATGCATTTTAATATTACTCTCTATGACCTTCTATAAACAGCTAAACATTATATCCTTTGGGGAAAGGTTTGCAAAAAATCTGGGAATAAATGAGCGTGATATTAGGAATATATTCCTGATTGCCTCTCTACTCACAGCAATCTCTGTTACCCTGGCAGGGGTAATAGGATTCATCGGACTCATCATCCCACATGTAATGCGATACATTTTCGGATCAAATCACCTTAGGCTAGTTCCTGTATCAGCCATTGGAGGGGCTCTATTCTTAATGATCTCAGACACTATAGGAAGGAGCATAGTGCCGCCCTATGAAATACCTGTAGGGATCATAACAGGTTTTATTGGCGGTGCATTCTTTCTCCTATTACTATTTAGAAAAGGATTATCCCGCAATGACCCTTTTTAA
- a CDS encoding helical backbone metal receptor, producing the protein MKILKRINLIILSTLIMFFILFLSREEQQGGCEISDTITRIVSLSPSITRDIIDLESEHMLVGVTSYHPPLSRNVEIVGTLIQSNIEKIIVLNPDIVLLSKEDNSVQNTERLAAIGMKIYTFNRNTHLNDVFNNYMELARIIKREELAKVKIEKYRSRLVECRRKSRDISVAILVSHDPLMAASNLSYIGRMVQDAGGTNIFKELRIPYPLISIEYLIRLNPEIIVSTMSAADEYLNHILNDFQDLNPIKYNNIYSIDPEIICYYTPKNYVESTSILSKIIERASSKRNEK; encoded by the coding sequence ATGAAAATTCTCAAGAGAATTAATCTAATCATTCTTTCTACACTAATTATGTTCTTCATCCTCTTCCTGTCCCGTGAAGAACAACAAGGGGGTTGTGAGATATCAGATACAATAACCAGAATAGTCTCCCTGTCACCTTCAATTACCAGGGATATCATTGATCTTGAGTCAGAGCATATGCTCGTGGGTGTTACGTCATATCATCCCCCTCTATCCCGAAATGTAGAGATTGTTGGCACCCTAATTCAATCAAACATTGAAAAAATAATAGTCCTAAATCCAGATATAGTGCTGCTCTCAAAGGAGGATAATTCTGTACAGAACACCGAAAGGCTTGCTGCAATAGGTATGAAAATCTATACCTTCAATAGAAACACCCATTTAAATGATGTCTTTAATAACTATATGGAACTGGCAAGGATAATTAAAAGAGAAGAGCTAGCCAAGGTTAAAATTGAAAAATACAGATCAAGGTTAGTGGAATGCAGAAGAAAATCTAGGGATATCAGTGTGGCAATTCTAGTTTCACATGATCCATTAATGGCCGCCTCAAATTTGTCATATATAGGGAGGATGGTTCAGGATGCTGGTGGGACAAATATATTCAAGGAACTACGGATTCCTTATCCCCTTATATCCATAGAGTATTTAATCAGGCTAAATCCAGAAATAATTGTATCAACAATGAGCGCCGCTGATGAATATCTTAACCACATACTGAATGATTTTCAAGACTTGAATCCTATTAAATATAACAACATTTATTCAATTGATCCTGAGATTATATGCTATTATACACCCAAAAATTATGTAGAATCTACTTCGATCCTATCGAAGATAATAGAAAGAGCGAGTTCAAAGAGAAATGAAAAATAG
- the surE gene encoding 5'/3'-nucleotidase SurE: MNILLTNDDGMYADGINSLFRVLSNNHNVYMIAPNEEKSGSSSAITLRDRLKVENISDKQYIVHGFPVDCVSVGLNGKFLPEIDLVISGINHGANLGDDVYFSGTVAAARASFIFGVSGISISIDCTGNSAYFSDAAEFLLDFIDNLNNIVDGKPICLNINYPDIAPELINGIKYTFLGKRKYIDLFKIVNKSDCHMSLQLEGTISSHENIGSDITEVKRGYISITPMTLDCTDYTYLQKLITNPKVSD, encoded by the coding sequence ATGAATATATTATTAACAAATGATGATGGGATGTATGCCGATGGGATTAACTCATTATTTAGGGTTCTATCAAATAATCACAATGTATACATGATTGCGCCTAATGAAGAGAAAAGTGGTTCATCCAGCGCTATAACGTTGAGAGATCGCCTGAAAGTTGAGAATATATCAGATAAACAATATATTGTGCATGGATTTCCTGTTGATTGTGTGAGTGTGGGGCTTAATGGTAAATTCTTACCTGAGATCGATCTAGTTATTTCTGGAATAAATCATGGAGCTAATCTAGGCGATGATGTCTATTTTTCCGGAACTGTAGCAGCAGCTAGAGCATCGTTTATATTCGGGGTTTCAGGTATATCAATATCGATAGACTGCACAGGTAATTCTGCTTACTTTAGCGATGCAGCAGAATTCCTTCTAGACTTTATTGACAATCTTAATAATATTGTTGATGGAAAGCCTATTTGCCTAAATATCAACTATCCAGATATAGCCCCAGAACTGATAAATGGGATCAAATACACATTCCTGGGAAAGAGAAAATATATTGATCTATTTAAAATTGTAAATAAGAGTGATTGTCATATGAGTCTCCAATTAGAAGGAACCATTTCATCTCATGAAAATATTGGATCTGATATTACTGAGGTTAAAAGGGGTTATATCTCAATTACCCCAATGACATTAGATTGTACGGATTATACATATTTACAGAAGCTAATCACTAACCCAAAAGTTAGTGATTAG
- a CDS encoding chorismate synthase has protein sequence MMLGCSYGKLFQVTTAGASYQEGLTTHIQGVPTGLYVEEREIYSELLQRKPGQGELSSPRREPDIPIIYSGVNAADTMTGVQNEGYTNGTPLVILIPNLDRHFEHIEQYRTTNRTPRPGHASYASYVKYGKWDDAIGAGFFSGRYTATIVTAGAIAKRVLQNRGIDIFAYVKEAAGIKMPDMDYNKIKEKVAEFKTYRRNADPIYNMVFKEERIAPGMRFLEKMSALAEVEKEIPEIKRPPLSSKEIYALADRGIHPVLNCPDLKAAKAMYDRIIEIRDDGDSSGGIVEVVATGVPAGIGEPIFNKLDGELGRMLSIGAVKAVEVGAGINAKDLRGSTCNDQMSIKDDKVVFSGNNSGGVTGGISTGQDIVARLAVKPTPTIARDQKTIDKVSLTDAKLSAVTRRDPTIVSRVWPVAEAFMAIVLLDQYMSHIAYQEMCK, from the coding sequence ATGATGTTAGGTTGTAGTTATGGTAAGTTATTTCAGGTTACAACAGCGGGCGCCTCATATCAGGAGGGTCTCACAACACATATTCAAGGGGTACCAACAGGCCTGTATGTTGAAGAACGTGAGATCTATTCAGAACTACTCCAGCGTAAACCAGGGCAGGGAGAACTATCATCTCCACGTCGTGAACCAGATATACCAATTATTTATAGTGGAGTTAATGCTGCAGATACAATGACAGGCGTTCAAAACGAGGGATATACCAATGGAACACCCCTTGTGATACTAATTCCAAATCTTGATCGTCATTTTGAGCATATTGAGCAATATCGTACTACAAATCGCACTCCGCGACCAGGTCACGCCTCTTATGCCTCCTATGTAAAGTATGGGAAGTGGGATGATGCCATAGGAGCCGGCTTCTTTAGTGGTCGGTATACTGCTACAATTGTCACAGCAGGAGCAATTGCGAAGCGAGTGCTTCAGAATAGGGGGATTGACATTTTTGCCTATGTTAAGGAGGCTGCAGGCATAAAGATGCCAGATATGGATTATAATAAGATCAAAGAAAAGGTTGCTGAGTTTAAAACCTATAGGCGTAATGCTGACCCCATATATAATATGGTCTTCAAGGAAGAACGCATTGCCCCTGGTATGAGATTTTTGGAAAAGATGTCTGCATTAGCTGAGGTTGAGAAGGAGATTCCAGAGATCAAGCGACCTCCATTAAGCTCAAAGGAGATTTATGCCCTTGCTGATCGGGGAATACACCCGGTGCTGAACTGCCCAGACCTAAAGGCAGCAAAGGCAATGTATGATAGAATTATAGAAATTCGAGATGATGGTGACTCAAGTGGAGGAATTGTCGAAGTAGTGGCAACAGGAGTACCTGCAGGAATTGGAGAACCAATATTTAATAAATTAGATGGAGAGCTTGGACGTATGTTAAGCATTGGGGCTGTAAAGGCTGTGGAAGTTGGCGCTGGTATAAATGCAAAGGATCTAAGGGGCAGCACCTGTAATGATCAGATGTCCATTAAGGATGACAAGGTTGTCTTCAGTGGCAATAACAGTGGAGGAGTTACTGGAGGGATCTCTACTGGTCAGGATATTGTTGCGCGTTTAGCAGTTAAACCTACACCTACTATAGCGCGCGATCAGAAGACAATTGATAAGGTCAGCCTTACTGATGCCAAGTTATCAGCCGTTACTCGTCGTGATCCAACCATCGTTTCTAGAGTTTGGCCTGTGGCTGAGGCTTTTATGGCTATAGTTCTTCTCGATCAGTATATGTCACATATTGCTTATCAGGAGATGTGCAAGTAG